From bacterium, the proteins below share one genomic window:
- the panC gene encoding pantoate--beta-alanine ligase, translating to MRVVKSVAAMQRIARDLKRRGRIGLVPTMGYLHEGHLRLVRAARRQSDFVVVSIFVNPMQFGPKEDYRRYPRDFGRDRRLLQSAGADFIFCPGVEEMYPDGFATFVEVERLGEGLCGKSRPGHFRGVTTVVTKLFNTVLPDVAVFGAKDAQQAFVIRRMTRDLGFQTRIEILPTARESDGLAMSSRNVYLTPVQRAEAPALHRSLVLARHMIEQGEREAAKVKAAMRRLIKRESDGRIDYVEIVDTDELRQVRTIDGEVLVALAVFFDKTRLIDNVIVRG from the coding sequence ATGAGGGTCGTGAAGTCTGTGGCGGCGATGCAGCGTATCGCCCGGGACCTGAAGCGGCGGGGCCGTATCGGGTTAGTCCCCACCATGGGCTATCTGCACGAAGGTCACCTGCGGCTGGTGCGGGCGGCGCGCCGGCAGTCGGACTTCGTCGTGGTGTCGATATTCGTGAACCCGATGCAATTCGGGCCGAAGGAAGATTACCGCCGCTACCCGCGTGACTTCGGTCGCGACCGCAGACTGCTCCAGTCGGCAGGGGCCGACTTCATCTTCTGTCCGGGTGTTGAGGAGATGTACCCGGACGGTTTCGCCACCTTTGTCGAAGTCGAGCGGCTGGGCGAGGGCCTGTGCGGCAAGTCGCGGCCGGGCCACTTCCGGGGCGTGACGACGGTCGTGACGAAGCTGTTCAATACCGTTCTTCCGGACGTTGCCGTGTTCGGAGCCAAGGATGCGCAGCAGGCGTTCGTCATCCGTCGGATGACCCGGGACCTCGGGTTCCAGACGCGCATCGAAATCCTGCCGACCGCACGCGAAAGCGACGGGCTGGCGATGAGTTCCCGCAACGTCTACCTGACGCCTGTGCAGCGGGCCGAAGCGCCGGCGCTGCACCGGTCGCTGGTGCTGGCCCGACACATGATCGAGCAGGGCGAGCGCGAGGCTGCGAAGGTTAAGGCCGCCATGCGCCGGCTGATAAAGCGTGAGTCAGATGGCCGGATTGACTACGTCGAAATTGTCGATACCGACGAGTTGAGGCAGGTCAGGACCATCGATGGAGAAGTGCTCGTGGCCCTGGCTGTTTTCTTCGACAAGACCCGGCTCATCGACAACGTCATCGTCCGGGGCTGA
- a CDS encoding DUF2281 domain-containing protein, which produces MKTLDEVVEVTKELPEELQTEVRDFARFVRDTRLPRPAGKMKLDWRGALSDMRDEFTSVELQHAISAWRKKHACS; this is translated from the coding sequence ATGAAGACGCTTGATGAAGTGGTCGAAGTAACAAAGGAACTTCCAGAGGAATTGCAGACAGAGGTCAGAGACTTTGCGCGATTCGTCAGGGATACGCGTCTCCCCCGACCTGCTGGAAAGATGAAGCTCGACTGGCGGGGTGCATTGAGTGACATGCGTGACGAATTCACATCGGTTGAGCTGCAGCACGCGATATCGGCATGGCGGAAGAAACACGCCTGCTCATAG
- a CDS encoding MFS transporter: MPALSESHESNGSRGFASVLRIRNFALLTTSCSVAQLGDRLTHMLLITVIAASEPGKLMAYSAGSLAFVLPTIIIAPIAGVLVDRWDKRKVLAYVHILQAVLWVAAAFLIIALKSFAPFWVALFVFFGLDVFNNTSVPALIPRLVAPRKLLMANSVNMTLCRIATIIGMVAGGFLIKWAGWKYGLFINASTHLISGLFVLAIAGVYVAQRSAPGASRRGGSGDSPTEREDARYSPHFRSPSGLIAQAFRQLYHDLGEVIRVVGRDKLVAFVMASFVVTMFISSVSYTVLIYIVQQVLKLGTGGVGIFAGVLAVGMVGGGASIGLIRRRINQPMVVVGVVLLFGLLFLASPWLITIWFMVVIALVAGVAFSWLGVVQNTMLQEEVPDSIRGRIFSTREFITNATFLLTTVLVGALGDLTSYRMVLVAFGAVLSVLAVVGWVFVRGMQEQAKAKV, translated from the coding sequence ATGCCTGCCCTGAGCGAGTCCCACGAGTCGAACGGGTCGCGCGGTTTTGCCTCGGTGCTCCGCATTCGTAACTTCGCCCTGCTGACCACGTCCTGCAGCGTGGCCCAACTCGGAGACCGGCTCACGCACATGCTGTTGATTACCGTGATTGCCGCCTCCGAGCCGGGCAAGCTCATGGCCTACTCAGCCGGTTCGCTCGCGTTCGTCCTCCCGACAATTATCATCGCTCCCATCGCTGGCGTGCTCGTAGACCGCTGGGACAAACGGAAGGTTCTGGCGTACGTGCACATCCTTCAGGCAGTGCTGTGGGTGGCGGCAGCCTTTCTCATCATCGCCCTCAAGAGCTTCGCTCCTTTCTGGGTCGCCCTGTTCGTCTTCTTCGGCCTGGACGTGTTCAACAATACCTCGGTCCCGGCTTTGATACCCCGGCTCGTTGCGCCGCGCAAGCTGCTGATGGCCAATTCCGTCAACATGACCCTCTGCCGCATTGCGACTATCATCGGGATGGTAGCGGGAGGTTTCCTCATTAAGTGGGCAGGCTGGAAATACGGCCTGTTCATCAATGCCTCGACTCACCTTATTTCCGGCCTGTTTGTGCTGGCAATCGCCGGGGTGTACGTCGCGCAACGTTCAGCGCCCGGCGCGTCTCGCCGTGGCGGAAGTGGGGACAGTCCCACCGAGCGCGAGGACGCGAGGTACAGCCCCCATTTCCGCAGCCCGTCGGGACTCATTGCTCAGGCATTCAGGCAACTCTACCACGACCTCGGCGAGGTCATCCGCGTTGTCGGCAGGGACAAACTGGTGGCGTTCGTGATGGCCTCGTTCGTGGTCACGATGTTCATCTCTTCAGTCTCCTACACTGTGCTGATTTACATAGTGCAGCAGGTGCTGAAGCTAGGCACTGGCGGGGTCGGTATCTTTGCCGGAGTTCTGGCAGTCGGCATGGTTGGCGGCGGGGCCAGCATCGGCCTCATCCGGCGGAGGATCAACCAGCCGATGGTCGTGGTCGGCGTGGTCTTGCTCTTCGGTCTGCTGTTCCTGGCCAGTCCCTGGCTCATCACCATCTGGTTCATGGTCGTGATTGCACTCGTTGCAGGCGTCGCCTTCTCGTGGCTCGGAGTAGTCCAGAACACGATGCTGCAGGAGGAGGTGCCGGACAGCATCCGCGGCCGGATATTCTCGACCCGCGAATTCATTACCAACGCTACTTTCCTCCTGACCACCGTTCTCGTAGGCGCGCTCGGGGACCTGACGTCCTACCGGATGGTGCTGGTGGCGTTCGGCGCGGTGCTCAGCGTGCTGGCGGTGGTGGGGTGGGTTTTCGTGCGGGGGATGCAGGAACAGGCTAAGGCTAAGGTCTAG
- a CDS encoding deoxynucleoside kinase — protein MRYICVEGPVGVGKTALAERLAQRLDAKLVKEAVEENPFLDKFYGDMRNYALQTQLFFLVARHKQQRELAQPDLFDENVVCDYLFDKDKIFAHLNLSEHELALYDSIYKFMAGEIPKPSIVVYLQARVEVLLARIKQRAREFEAAIDPQYLEELADAYNHYFMHYDAAPVLIVNTERLDFVANREDFEDLFRAIEDTTTGRRFYSPRGKGR, from the coding sequence CTGGCCCAGCGGCTGGACGCCAAGCTCGTGAAGGAAGCGGTGGAGGAGAACCCGTTCCTCGACAAGTTCTACGGCGACATGCGCAACTACGCGCTACAGACTCAGCTGTTCTTCCTGGTCGCGCGCCACAAGCAACAGCGTGAACTCGCCCAGCCCGACCTCTTTGATGAAAACGTGGTCTGCGATTACCTGTTTGACAAGGACAAGATATTCGCCCACCTGAACCTGAGCGAGCACGAGCTGGCGTTGTACGACAGCATCTACAAGTTCATGGCCGGGGAGATACCAAAGCCCAGTATCGTCGTCTATCTGCAGGCGCGGGTCGAGGTGCTGCTCGCCCGTATCAAACAGCGGGCGCGGGAATTCGAGGCCGCAATTGACCCGCAGTACCTTGAGGAGTTGGCCGATGCCTACAACCACTACTTCATGCACTACGACGCCGCGCCGGTTCTCATCGTCAACACGGAGCGCCTCGACTTCGTGGCCAACCGCGAGGACTTCGAGGATCTGTTCCGGGCGATTGAGGATACGACGACCGGCCGGCGGTTCTACTCGCCGAGGGGCAAGGGTCGATAA
- a CDS encoding PIN domain-containing protein, translated as MAEETRLLIDSSVLLELLLNQERADEVAQFFERTPHAALYVTDFAFHSVALILVSRKRGEALARFVKDLLVVRGVTLLRLTPDEVVSLAVRTGELGLDFDDAYQYVAAEKHDLTLVSLDADFDRTKRGRITPAEVLGEPPVARDRPATKPRRPRRREP; from the coding sequence ATGGCGGAAGAAACACGCCTGCTCATAGACAGCAGCGTTCTGCTTGAACTCCTCCTGAACCAGGAGCGCGCCGATGAGGTGGCACAATTCTTCGAGCGGACGCCTCACGCCGCACTCTATGTCACGGATTTCGCATTCCATTCGGTCGCTCTAATTCTGGTAAGTCGCAAGCGGGGCGAAGCGCTCGCCCGGTTCGTGAAAGACCTGCTCGTTGTCCGCGGGGTGACATTACTCAGGTTGACCCCCGACGAGGTCGTATCGCTCGCAGTGAGAACAGGGGAGCTGGGGCTGGACTTCGACGATGCCTATCAGTATGTGGCGGCGGAGAAACACGACCTGACCCTGGTCAGCCTCGACGCCGACTTCGACCGGACCAAGCGGGGCAGAATCACGCCGGCGGAAGTGCTTGGTGAACCGCCCGTTGCCCGCGACCGGCCTGCCACGAAGCCTCGCCGCCCGCGCAGACGCGAGCCTTAG
- the panB gene encoding 3-methyl-2-oxobutanoate hydroxymethyltransferase, producing MYTAPIQPDKLTTVRIVRKKAKAERIVCLTAYDYPSALILDQAGVDLILVGDSAANVIYGMPTTLTIGMDEMVYHTRAVTAGVKRALVVSDMPFLSYQVSIEEAVANAGRLLKAGAEAVKVEGAGPVVPAIKRLVELGIPVMGHLGLTPQSVHRLGGYRLQARKAVDQERLLADARALEEAGCFAIVLEKIPAEVAGRVTKELRIPTIGIGAGPNCDGQVLVLHDMLGMFDTPPLKFVKQYAQLAGEIRKAVAAYAEDIRSGKFPGEEHTFHIEK from the coding sequence ATGTACACGGCCCCCATCCAACCTGACAAGCTGACCACGGTCCGGATAGTGCGCAAGAAGGCGAAGGCCGAGCGTATCGTCTGCCTGACCGCGTATGACTACCCCAGCGCGCTGATTCTCGACCAGGCCGGGGTCGACCTCATACTGGTCGGTGATTCGGCGGCTAACGTCATTTACGGGATGCCCACGACGCTGACCATCGGTATGGACGAGATGGTGTATCATACCCGCGCGGTAACAGCCGGGGTCAAACGTGCGCTCGTCGTATCAGACATGCCGTTTCTCTCCTATCAAGTCTCGATCGAGGAGGCCGTAGCCAATGCCGGCCGATTGCTCAAGGCCGGGGCCGAAGCGGTCAAGGTCGAGGGCGCAGGCCCGGTCGTGCCGGCCATCAAGCGTCTGGTCGAGCTCGGAATTCCGGTCATGGGCCATCTCGGCCTCACCCCGCAGTCGGTCCACAGGCTTGGCGGCTACCGACTGCAGGCGCGTAAGGCCGTTGACCAGGAGCGGCTGCTGGCCGATGCCCGCGCGCTTGAGGAAGCCGGATGTTTCGCGATTGTGCTGGAAAAGATACCGGCCGAGGTCGCAGGCAGAGTGACCAAAGAACTCAGGATTCCAACCATCGGCATCGGCGCGGGGCCGAATTGCGACGGCCAGGTCCTCGTGCTGCACGACATGCTCGGGATGTTCGATACGCCGCCGCTGAAGTTCGTGAAGCAGTATGCACAACTTGCGGGTGAAATCCGTAAGGCAGTGGCGGCCTACGCCGAGGATATCCGCTCCGGCAAGTTCCCGGGCGAAGAACATACCTTCCACATCGAGAAGTGA
- a CDS encoding DUF2281 domain-containing protein, translating into MKTLDEVVEVTKGLPEELQTEVRDFARFVRDTRVPRPAGKMKLDWRGALSDMRDEFTSVELQHAIAAWRKKHACS; encoded by the coding sequence ATGAAGACGCTTGATGAAGTGGTCGAAGTAACAAAGGGACTTCCGGAGGAATTGCAGACAGAGGTCAGGGACTTTGCGCGATTCGTCAGGGATACGCGTGTCCCCCGACCTGCTGGAAAGATGAAGCTCGACTGGCGGGGTGCATTGAGTGACATGCGTGACGAATTCACATCGGTTGAGCTGCAGCACGCGATAGCGGCATGGCGGAAGAAACACGCCTGCTCATAG